One genomic window of Salvia miltiorrhiza cultivar Shanhuang (shh) chromosome 4, IMPLAD_Smil_shh, whole genome shotgun sequence includes the following:
- the LOC131022803 gene encoding thiosulfate sulfurtransferase 16, chloroplastic-like isoform X2 yields the protein MSSISPFSAALLPLNLPQDANTRCASLKVIKNQLGPIVRRSFSTSRRVPGFRMVAESGNAQSPAVPTSVPVRVANELLQAGHRYLDVRTTEEFSAGHVVGAVNVPFMLRRGTGMARNPKFLEEVSTHFSKDDEIIVGCQLGKRSLMAASELVSAGFTGITDMAGGYAAWVQNGLPSTA from the exons ATGAGCTCCATCTCTCCATTTTCTGCTGCCTTACTTCCTCTGAATCTTCCCCAAGATGCAAATACTAG GTGTGCATCTCTAAAGGTGATCAAGAATCAGCTTGGGCCGATCGTACGACGTAGTTTTAGCACCAGCCGCCGAGTTCCCGGCTTCAGG ATGGTAGCAGAGAGCGGGAATGCGCAATCACCTGCTGTCCCAACATCGGTCCCTGTTCGTGTCGCAAATGAACTACTTCAAGCCGGTCATCGTTATCTGGATGTTAG AACCACCGAGGAATTTAGTGCTGGCCACGTCGTTGGTGCTGTTAATGTTCCTTTCATGTTGAGGCGTGGCACAG GTATGGCCAGGAACCCCAAATTCTTGGAAGAAGTATCGACTCATTTTAGCAAAGATGATGAGATTATTGTT GGATGCCAGCTGGGGAAAAGGTCGTTAATGGCTGCATCTGAGCTCGTTTCTGCT GGTTTCACTGGAATTACTGACATGGCTGGAGGATACGCTGCCTGGGTACAAAATGGACTTCCCTCCACAGCATGA
- the LOC131022803 gene encoding thiosulfate sulfurtransferase 16, chloroplastic-like isoform X1 encodes MSSISPFSAALLPLNLPQDANTRCASLKVIKNQLGPIVRRSFSTSRRVPGFSGMVAESGNAQSPAVPTSVPVRVANELLQAGHRYLDVRTTEEFSAGHVVGAVNVPFMLRRGTGMARNPKFLEEVSTHFSKDDEIIVGCQLGKRSLMAASELVSAGFTGITDMAGGYAAWVQNGLPSTA; translated from the exons ATGAGCTCCATCTCTCCATTTTCTGCTGCCTTACTTCCTCTGAATCTTCCCCAAGATGCAAATACTAG GTGTGCATCTCTAAAGGTGATCAAGAATCAGCTTGGGCCGATCGTACGACGTAGTTTTAGCACCAGCCGCCGAGTTCCCGGCTTCAG TGGGATGGTAGCAGAGAGCGGGAATGCGCAATCACCTGCTGTCCCAACATCGGTCCCTGTTCGTGTCGCAAATGAACTACTTCAAGCCGGTCATCGTTATCTGGATGTTAG AACCACCGAGGAATTTAGTGCTGGCCACGTCGTTGGTGCTGTTAATGTTCCTTTCATGTTGAGGCGTGGCACAG GTATGGCCAGGAACCCCAAATTCTTGGAAGAAGTATCGACTCATTTTAGCAAAGATGATGAGATTATTGTT GGATGCCAGCTGGGGAAAAGGTCGTTAATGGCTGCATCTGAGCTCGTTTCTGCT GGTTTCACTGGAATTACTGACATGGCTGGAGGATACGCTGCCTGGGTACAAAATGGACTTCCCTCCACAGCATGA